One Terriglobia bacterium DNA segment encodes these proteins:
- a CDS encoding TonB family protein, protein MMSASPSIPIPGPQPRPERRRSTRRAVVNEQIVPVSLTGDNGGLVLDLCEGGLSVQAVARLPHGASTDVEFSLPDGGTRIRARGDVRWAEASGRAGIRIVSFQEGSAEALGRWTRSSAGASAVERTPPATAAPRLSFDVAQLESEIAALGPDLDGALQLIAERTSRICRANGTAIALGRRDEMTCRASSGAAPSLGVRLQADSGLSGQCVRSGLPVSCHDTEFDPRVDAAVCRALDLRSAVLVPIHDGEEVCGVLEVFSDRPRAFADADLHRLRQASELIATVLRRFAVAFPAATVPPVRLEEPIAAPALVATATPARISPPTTPAETLQPAQAAATAVKIESPASEAPKKVDLTMPAAEAPLSIPAAVTGPVPPAGSMRPSRQRLSSAARLALVVVASSVVAAGGWVYVYRRQTLRPAPAAPASSPAVPAMSPVPLPAEAAPQPVEVKDSVPAATAANSTDPMSGPGKSRASTVVADVPEFAIRRPNQKPAPDSVTPPEMASDTAALPSFTEPRAEVPNAPGPARQSQGVVPARLVLRVAPVYPEAARRLQIRGDVLLNAVVRENGTIGKVEVVKGNAMLTRAALDAVHRWRYEPCRLNGTPVEAPVSIRLHFDPNR, encoded by the coding sequence ATGATGTCCGCTTCGCCCAGCATCCCGATCCCCGGGCCGCAACCGCGGCCGGAACGGCGGCGCAGCACGCGCCGCGCTGTCGTGAACGAGCAGATCGTGCCGGTCTCGCTCACTGGCGACAACGGCGGGCTCGTCCTCGACCTGTGCGAGGGCGGTCTTTCGGTGCAGGCCGTTGCTCGGCTTCCGCACGGGGCCTCGACCGACGTGGAGTTCTCCCTCCCGGATGGCGGCACGCGCATCCGCGCGCGCGGTGACGTCCGCTGGGCGGAAGCCTCGGGACGTGCCGGGATACGCATCGTTTCATTCCAGGAAGGCTCCGCCGAGGCGCTGGGACGATGGACGCGAAGCTCCGCGGGCGCGTCGGCAGTGGAGCGTACGCCCCCGGCGACCGCTGCGCCGAGACTCAGCTTCGATGTGGCCCAGCTTGAGAGCGAGATTGCCGCGCTCGGTCCCGATCTTGACGGTGCCCTGCAACTGATTGCCGAGCGCACGTCGCGGATCTGCCGCGCCAACGGCACCGCGATCGCGCTGGGAAGACGGGACGAGATGACCTGTCGGGCGTCTTCGGGCGCCGCCCCGAGCCTCGGGGTTCGTCTGCAAGCCGACAGCGGACTCTCAGGCCAGTGCGTCCGCAGCGGGCTGCCCGTCTCGTGCCATGACACCGAGTTCGATCCGCGCGTCGACGCCGCCGTCTGCCGCGCACTCGACCTGCGTTCGGCCGTGTTGGTCCCCATCCACGACGGCGAGGAGGTCTGCGGCGTGCTGGAGGTTTTTTCCGATCGTCCGCGGGCTTTCGCCGACGCCGACCTGCATCGTCTGCGCCAGGCCAGCGAGTTGATCGCTACGGTGCTGCGCCGCTTCGCGGTGGCATTCCCCGCGGCGACGGTCCCCCCGGTGCGACTTGAGGAGCCGATTGCGGCGCCTGCGCTCGTGGCAACGGCCACTCCCGCCAGGATCTCCCCTCCGACCACGCCGGCGGAGACTCTCCAGCCCGCCCAGGCCGCGGCCACGGCGGTGAAGATCGAATCACCTGCCAGCGAGGCGCCGAAGAAAGTGGACTTGACGATGCCTGCGGCTGAAGCCCCTCTCAGTATCCCCGCGGCGGTGACCGGGCCGGTCCCTCCCGCCGGATCGATGAGGCCGTCGCGCCAACGCCTGTCATCCGCTGCGCGGCTTGCGCTGGTCGTGGTCGCATCGTCGGTCGTCGCGGCCGGCGGTTGGGTTTACGTCTATCGCAGGCAGACGCTCCGCCCGGCGCCGGCGGCCCCGGCTTCGAGCCCGGCCGTGCCGGCAATGTCCCCTGTGCCGCTTCCCGCCGAGGCAGCGCCCCAGCCGGTCGAAGTGAAGGATTCCGTCCCGGCCGCGACCGCCGCGAACAGCACCGACCCGATGAGCGGGCCGGGGAAGTCTCGAGCTTCTACCGTCGTTGCCGATGTGCCCGAGTTTGCGATCCGCCGTCCGAACCAGAAGCCTGCCCCTGACTCCGTTACGCCCCCCGAGATGGCTTCCGACACGGCGGCTTTGCCCAGCTTCACCGAGCCCCGGGCCGAAGTCCCTAATGCGCCGGGCCCAGCACGCCAATCGCAAGGGGTGGTGCCCGCGCGGCTGGTCCTGCGGGTGGCGCCGGTCTATCCCGAGGCCGCCCGCCGTCTCCAGATCAGGGGTGACGTGCTCTTGAACGCCGTGGTTCGGGAGAACGGCACGATCGGCAAGGTGGAGGTCGTGAAGGGGAACGCGATGCTGACGCGAGCTGCTCTTGACGCGGTCCACCGCTGGCGCTACGAGCCCTGCAGACTCAACGGTACTCCCGTAGAGGCGCCCGTCTCCATCCGCTTGCACTTCGATCCGAATCGGTGA